A DNA window from Arachis duranensis cultivar V14167 chromosome 3, aradu.V14167.gnm2.J7QH, whole genome shotgun sequence contains the following coding sequences:
- the LOC107479371 gene encoding growth-regulating factor 5-like — protein MNHHHQSSYTVNCSNDSNNNNNMASSTACSFSFNPSESQQQHQYFSQSYQNPFFYTQSTSSSSSSKHHDADFPPHDATTHHLFMDSGSYSHDQKDYRHIHGMREDVDERAFFPEASGSARSYLHDSYQHHHQQQQQQQQHLSMGSYKNYSSNSHFQIMNNNNNNDDPRNQEQHCFVLGTDFKSTSKEKDNTEKTTSTTQQRPLHHFFGQ, from the exons atgaatcatcatcatcaatcttCTTATACTGTTAACTGCAGCAATgatagcaataataataataacatggCTTCTTCAACAGCTTGTTCTTTCAGTTTCAACCCATCTGAGTCACAGCAGCAGCATCAATACTTCTCCCAATCTTACCAAAACCCCTTCTTTTACACCCAATCaacgtcttcttcttcttcttccaaacaCCATGATGCTGATTTTCCTCCTCATGATGCCACCACACACCACTTATTCATGGACTCCGGCTCTTATTCTCATGATCAAAAGGACTATAG GCATATTCATGGAATGAGGGAGGATGTGGATGAAAGAGCTTTCTTTCCAGAAGCTTCTGGTTCAGCCAGGAGCTACCTTCATGACTCatatcagcaccatcaccaacaacaacaacaacaacagcagcatCTATCAATGGGTTCCTACAAGAACTACTCATCAAATTCCCATTTCCAAATCatgaacaacaataataataacgacGATCCAAGAAACCAAGAGCAACATTGCTTTGTGTTGGGGACAGACTTCAAATCAACGAGCAAAGAGAAAGACAACACTGAGAAAACAACATCAACAACACAGCAAAGACCCCTTCACCACTTCTTTG GTCAATGA